One segment of Anopheles stephensi strain Indian chromosome 3, UCI_ANSTEP_V1.0, whole genome shotgun sequence DNA contains the following:
- the LOC118510303 gene encoding uncharacterized protein LOC118510303, with protein sequence MDLEDRDLAALEERLYSSIHHSYEDTQLAKIADATQVPAPATRTVSRTTVVNNSQGILPANMKRYWVGSAAPSAGERAPYAKHNPTDSATKQSAPGANVSDTVKDGGGVVEIKKMFLTPYQSLLGNKDEVVSENQSPLPENTVRNQNVPERAAAPKHATKEPGLQLKKKKQTKQPGQYVEKRLASLLKLIDKDRKENAMQVLESKKTKANQVRQRKPAPVVVAEICINSSDEESQPVKRQDQPAATPLLLSDEEGDEVIIIPTPPPPQICIDCSDEEDASSSSQFALRKSKNGKKQKLAPATSSRCHSPSNSSIMSDDFIGQHDRSRLNDSFTESIPSDDELASTMEGNRRSGTTGRPAKEAAEKRLERVPSISSEDTVGTNGDTTDQEKRPEETVKGNAGKSQPQANGIGTAINAKSKKETKKTPAKGKLSKSAPVSPVVEAATSPSTTSKASDTSTVGKPSGKSKTRSKSPVSLVMELVRKQFDYKKTRSDGSGKKTKKKKEASAKEAGALSSSDKPSNDCAEKENAGKGGTLGTKGKSKKIPVIEENVSSESDYDISLKDASSTSTPQESDKRLRRSASTFIEQEADVSSESDYDESFLQTKSPGSEKQAVEKEPKKRIGRKRKQYNSETYSDEDFACLLTDIVRAVSDTEEEEEEEDEDDEEEDETANVDAVRVTRTVSPKVSEAVASVAGNEPVSNDQPTSSKADRNPKKKRKVKNPPPAAAAAGCTVATTQPTDRIDEEEQQAQPEPGAKKRKKAKEPKASVKNVAAGGSCSTPEIARFEKATGPSEHVAPSPIVKRKKKQTTKGSVPTTPNYTLTITDSDDEDIQIVVSEPARDSERKTPTLGPDCAWNEEMKQFYNTSWAGENMDLEMALRKMPYDNRQWHIVNRDRFPEPPKKEITCSNCGERGHVKIKCRNAPKQAICYMCGEKGHREPRCPKTICLNCGAKTHSFVRGCKSCSRDADVICFLCGIRGHTQRSCPDLWRRYHSTTEDNVPLREGVEKNPKARWCSICGRAGHQAHTCNDARRIFGHPIPNVHVSSYMPAYRGEYNRYSKHQNDEQERRFAENPTARYNLFSDDANACEFNLPELAQNEKGFYFSFLRSTGLLEKHLQFSREQEEASRLLREQQQQVPAHPEPAPEAAAAIETSPHDPHPVAQIKEEEESQPGQQIMEEAVKVCPQEPIDSDMPASDNVPVVEENSNYSFSEFHSDTFTDMHNFSDSIQRQVGDDALSPPTPPRPPADSVVVPTESNTQQQLQTWLSDYIPLTVADPVPQTTPSPGPSPILPAASTPEPNLPPAASACEAAAIAPTATENAKVLLTKQHASQLLSEQGAKFLSSAGTRHGVQLSILFESVGNVLLITGAPEAQSAFHEQLVHYLRETEQAAANGKYLQNIVPKHSNKMTRYIAGYLRCLVREKDSVRLMLERLHQSTNAETQEKWRRKLNTHLLGVCGLRDGRKHLNMLRSQLALCMNANPWKGELEEYRRVIISDAIRYIFSGYDHKNYDALVEEFELLKRTNRLTMLTFYDLGIPRIITRPQTLEVSPKKLQGKGKKSGVGKSNSIVRAYQGKKPAKERMARQRDDLTVEPGVDSFIMNTTPFPTIDPIRLQQLDHSTRYAHHTAAPQERENGSYPDCAGKNWSQRDWRRQESARDDRPRYHWFRQQEPTHSHRHQQGGADISRLGYRANTLREQELGQLQRIQDMLRR encoded by the exons ATG GATTTGGAAGATCGCGATCTGGCCGCGCTTGAAGAACGACTATATTCCTCCATCCACCATTCGTACGAGGATACACAGCTGGCAAAGATTGCTGATGCAACACAAGTCCCTGCTCCGGCGACGCGCACTGTCTCACGCACTACGGTTGTTAACAATAGCCAAGGCATACTACCAGCAAACATGAAACGGTACTGGGTCGGTTCTGCCGCTCCCAGTGCCGGAGAGCGAGCACCGTACGCTAAACACAATCCAACCGATTCTGCGACAAAACAATCGGCACCCGGTGCGAATGTGTCGGACACCGTCAAGGATGGTGGTGGAGTTGTTGAGATAAAGAAGATGTTTCTGACACCGTACCAATCACTGCTCGGAAACAAAGACGAGGTAGTTAGCGAAAATCAATCACCACTGCCGGAGAATACTGTCCGAAACCAGAACGTTCCAGAACGTGCAGCAGCGCCGAAACACGCAACGAAAGAACCGGGATTGcagttgaagaagaagaaacaaaccaaGCAGCCCGGCCAGTATGTGGAGAAACGGTTAGCAAGCCTGCTGAAGCTTATAGACAAGGATAGGAAAGAGAACGCCATGCAAGTGTTGGAGTCGAAGAAAACTAAGGCAAACCAGGTTCGTCAACGGAAACCGGCACCGGTGGTTGTGGCAGAAATATGCATCAATTCGTCGGACGAAGAATCACAACCGGTGAAGCGACAGGATCAACCCGCCGCTACACCGCTCTTGCTATCGGATGAAGAGGGGGATGAAGTCATCATCataccaacaccaccaccgccgcaaATCTGTATCGATTGCAGTGACGAAGAAgatgccagcagcagcagtcagttCGCCCTTCGGAAATCGAAGAACGGCAAGAAGCAGAAACTCGCACCCGCTACCTCATCACGCTGCCACAGCCCGTCGAACAGTTCGATCATGTCGGATGATTTTATCGGTCAGCACGATCGATCGCGGCTGAACGATAGCTTCACCGAAAGCATACCGAGCGACGATGAACTGGCCAGTACGATGGAAGGAAATCGTCGCTCCGGCACGACCGGCAGACCGGCGAAGGAAGCCGCAGAAAAACGGCTTGAAAGAGTTCCCTCCATCTCGTCGGAAGATACGGTCGGTACGAACGGGGATACCACCGATCAGGAAAAACGTCCAGAAGAGACAGTCAAAGGAAACGCAGGTAAATCCCAGCCACAGGCGAATGGTATCGGCACTGCGATTAATGCAAAAAGTAAAAAGGAAACTAAGAAGACTCCCGCGAAAGGAAAGCTTTCGAAATCTGCACCGGTCTCTCCCGTCGTCGAGGCAGCAACATCTCCAAGCACCACGTCCAAAGCGAGCGACACTTCCACTGTCGGCAAACCATCCGGCAAGTCGAAAACGAGAAGCAAATCTCCCGTATCGCTTGTGATGGAGCTCGTGCGCAAGCAGTTTGATTACAAAAAGACACGTTCTGACGGTTCGggcaaaaaaactaaaaagaaaaaggaagcatCCGCCAAGGAAGCGGGTGCTCTGTCGTCATCGGACAAACCATCAAACGATTGTGCCGAAAAGGAAAACGCTGGCAAAGGCGGCACCTTGGGAACAAAGGGCAAATCGAAAAAGATTCCCGTTATCGAGGAGAATGTGTCATCGGAGAGTGATTACGACATTTCGCTTAAAGATGCTTCAAGCACCAGCACACCGCAGGAATCGGACAAAAGATTGAGACGCTCTGCGTCCACGTTCATTGAGCAGGAAGCCGATGTTTCGTCCGAAAGTGATTACGATGAAAGCTTTTTGCAGACGAAGAGTCCCGGGTCCGAAAAGCAGGCGGTTGAGAAGGAACCGAAGAAACGGATCGGCCGCAAGCGAAAGCAGTACAACTCGGAAACGTACTCCGATGAAGATTTTGCCTGCCTGCTGACGGACATTGTGCGGGCAGTGTCTGacacggaggaggaggaggaggaggaggacgaagacgacgaggaggaagacGAGACTGCAAATGTAGATGCTGTTCGTGTTACGCGGACAGTATCACCAAAAGTATCAGAAGCAGTAGCCTCCGTGGCAGGCAACGAACCTGTCAGCAACGATCAGCCAACATCATCGAAAGCGGACCGCAAtccgaagaagaaaagaaaagtaaagaaTCCGCCAccggctgcagctgctgcaggcTGTACGGTAGCCACAACGCAACCAACAGACAGGATAGATGAAGAGGAACAGCAAGCGCAGCCCGAACCTGGcgcaaagaagaggaaaaaagcgaaagaacCAAAAGCAAGCGTTAAAAACGTTGCCGCGGGCGGTAGTTGCAGCACTCCGGAAATCGCTCGGTTCGAGAAAGCCACCGGCCCTTCGGAACACGTAGCTCCTTCTCCGATTgtgaagaggaagaaaaaacaaaccacgaAAGGAAGCGTGCCAACAACACCAAACTACACGCTAACGATCACCGATTCTGACGACGAAGACATCCAAATCGTTGTAAGCGAGCCGGCACGGGACAGTGAGCGGAAAACTCCAACCCTTGGGCCCGACTGTGCCTGGAACGAGGAAATGAAACAATTCTACAACACTTCGTGGGCTGGCGAAAACATGGATTTGGAAATGGCTTTAAGAAAGATGCCAT ACGACAACAGACAGTGGCACATTGTGAACAGAGATCGGTTTCCCGAGCCACCCAAAAAAGAAATTACCTGCAGCAACTGCGGTGAGCGTGGCCATGTGAAGATCAAGTGCCGGAACGCACCGAAACAGGCGATTTGCTACATGTGTGGCGAAAAGGGACACAGGGAACCGCGGTGCCCCAAAACGATCTGCTTAAAC TGTGGCGCAAAAACGCACAGCTTCGTGCGTGGATGCAAGAGCTGTTCGCGTGACGCTGACGTCATATGTTTCCTTTGCGGAATACGGGGACATACGCAGCGCAGTTGCCCGGATCTGTGGCGGCGATATCACAGTACG ACCGAGGATAATGTACCGCTGAGGGAAGGCGTTGAGAAAAACCCCAAAGCAAGATGGTGCTCGATCTGCGGCCGAGCCGGACATCAGGCCCACACGTGCAACGATGCGCGACGCATCTTTGGCCATCCGATACCGAACGTGCACGTGAGCTCGTACATGCCAGCCTACCGCGGAGAGTACAATCGGTACAGCAAGCATCAAAATGACGAACAGGAGCGGCGGTTCGCCGAGAATCCTACTGCCCGGTACAATTTGTTCAGCGACGACGCCAATGCGTGTGAGTTCAATCTGCCCGAGCTGGCCCAAAACGAGAAGGGGTTCTACTTCAGCTTCCTCAGATCGACTGGCCTGCTGGAAAAGCATCTGCAGTTCAGCAGGGAACAGGAGGAAGCTAGCAGGTTATTACgagaacaacagcagcaggtgcCTGCGCATCCTGAACCGGCGCCTGAAGCAGCTGCGGCCATCGAAACGTCTCCCCACGATCCCCATCCTGTTGCTCAGAtaaaggaggaggaggagtcACAGCCCGGACAGCAGATAATGGAAGAAGCCGTTAAAGTTTGCCCGCAAGAACCCATCGACAGCGATATGCCTGCAAGCGACAATGTACCAGTAGTGGAGGAAAACTCCAACTACAGTTTTTCCGAATTTCATTCAGATACTTTTACGGACATGCATAATTTTTCCGACAGTATACAACGGCAGGTTGGGGACGATGCATtatcgccaccaacaccaccacgtCCACCGGCCGACAGTGTTGTGGTGCCGACCGAAAGCAACACCCAGCAACAGCTGCAGACCTGGCTCTCTGATTATATACCTCTAACGGTTGCCGATCCCGTTCCTCAAACAACACCATCCCCCGGACCATCGCCAATACTGCCGGCGGCATCAACACCGGAACCAAATCTCCCCCCAGCAGCTAGTGCCTGTGAAGCGGCGGCGATCGCACCAACGGCAACGGAGAATGCAAAGGTGCTGCTCACCAAGCAACATGCCTCCCAGCTGCTGTCCGAGCAAGGTGCCAAATTTCTCAGCTCGGCAGGCACACGGCACGGTGTGCAGCTGAGCATCTTGTTCGAATCGGTCGGCAATGTGCTGCTCATCACCGGTGCGCCCGAGGCTCAGTCCGCGTTTCACGAGCAGCTCGTGCACTACCTGCGCGAAACGGAGCAAGCCGCCGCAAATGGCAAGTACTTGCAAAACATCGTACCGAAGCACAgcaacaaaatgacgcgctaCATTGCCGGCTATCTGCGCTGTCTGGTGCGCGAGAAGGACAGCGTGCGGCTGATGCTGGAGCGGCTGCACCAATCAACGAACGCAGAAACGCAGGAAAAGTGGCGCCGCAAGCTAAATACCCATCTGCTCGGCGTGTGCGGGTTGCGGGATGGGCGCAAGCATCTCAACATGCTGCGAAGCCAGCTGGCGCTGTGCATGAATGCGAATCCCTGGAAGGGCGAGCTGGAGGAGTACCGGCGCGTCATCATAAGCGATGCCATCCGGTACATCTTCTCCGGCTACGATCACAAGAACTATGACGCGCTGGTGGAAGAGTTCGAGCTGTTGAAACGAACAAACCGGCTGACCATGCTCACGTTCTACGATTTGGGCATTCCGAGGATCATAACTCGACCCCAAACCTTGGAAGTGTCGCCGAAGAAACTACAGGGCAAAGGGAAGAAAAGCGGCGTCGGTAAATCAAACTCGATCGTTCGAGCGTATCAGGGCAAAAAGCCGGCCAAGGAACGGATGGCTCGCCAGCGGGATGATTTAACTGTGGAACCTGGTGTTGATAGTTTCATAATGAACACAACGCCCTTCCCGACGATCGATCCGATCCGGTTGCAGCAGCTCGACCACTCGACGCGCTACGCACACCACACCGCTGCGCCACAGGAGCGCGAGAATGGGTCGTATCCGGACTGTGCGGGGAAAAATTGGTCCCAGCGCGACTGGAGACGCCAAGAGTCGGCAAGAGACGATCGACCCCGTTACCACTGGTTCCGGCAGCAGGAACCTACACACAGCCACAGACACCAGCAAGGCGGTGCGGACATATCGCGACTGGGGTATCGGGCGAACACGCTGCGCGAGCAGGAGTTGGGTCAGCTGCAAAGGATCCAGGACATGTTGCGGCGGTAA
- the LOC118510313 gene encoding density-regulated protein homolog → MTTEVPERLMIGPKEGVTYPLTVAYCGNCSMPLEYCEYYPDYEKCKQWLEKNLPGEFERMKMGAAGAGDGGNAGTTGSASNAASESADGDEAKKPQKRGGKGIMKTKKAKDDAPKKVCLSRSARGKRKSVTVVTGLATFDIDLKLAAKFFGTKFACGSSVTGDDEIVIQGDVKDELFDIIPEKWPEIDEDFIDDLGDQKR, encoded by the coding sequence ATGACAACGGAAGTTCCGGAACGGTTAATGATCGGCCCGAAGGAAGGTGTGACCTATCCGCTAACGGTAGCCTACTGCGGCAACTGCTCCATGCCGCTCGAGTACTGCGAATACTATCCGGACtacgaaaaatgcaaacagTGGCTCGAAAAGAATCTGCCGGGCGAATTCGAGCGTATGAAGATGGGTGCGGCTGGTGCCGGAGATGGAGGCAACGCCGGCACCACCGGTTCCGCTTCGAACGCTGCCAGCGAATCGGCTGACGGAGACGAAGCGAAGAAACCACAGAAACGAGGCGGCAAAGGAATCATGAAGACCAAAAAGGCAAAGGATGACGCACCGAAGAAGGTGTGCTTGTCGCGGTCCGCCCGAGGCAAACGAAAGTCCGTCACCGTGGTGACCGGGTTGGCCACGTTTGACATCGATCTGAAGCTTGCGGCCAAGTTCTTCGGTACAAAGTTTGCCTGCGGCTCTTCCGTCACCGGTGATGACGAGATAGTGATTCAGGGAGACGTTAAGGACGAGCTGTTTGACATCATACCGGAGAAATGGCCAGAAATCGATGAGGATTTCATCGATGATCTCGGCGATCAGAAGCGCTAG
- the LOC118510320 gene encoding tRNA (guanine(37)-N1)-methyltransferase has product MISSTKTLTLSKPHLSQTTHLIFVRLRHYFKNMLCPDLNPPATVRGMQQLDRAAFAKTIKVPHLLVPRDKNLNEVCRSVKKYLLKMERYKPVITEEYKITLHPLAVQKWEDLADVKLEKLDIGSEALVWQEIQLSYENWKYDEIFKAVLPADKEALSSFSKVGHIIHLNLKDHLLPYKELIGEVIRDKIADCRTVVNKSISIDNTYRNFQMELLCGEPDYQVSVKENGCMFQFDFSKVYWNPRLSTEHEKIVKMLNKHDVLYDLYAGVGPFTVPAARKGCKVLANDLNPDSYQALVANCTLNKVAKNVTCHNKDAVDFIKQEVKDALLAKCTEKEFDGEIHITMNLPAMAVEHLVHFPGLLKDADIVLHKKPLVHVYCFAKGVDDKKQIARELVEQWLGMEVDDKLKEIAFVRNVAPNKDMMRVSFYLTEDLLLGHSTNSKKRQLDEEQTLSEDAKRPSNKMKDQRKQLAKKAKTVFTVSQAKKTNMKKTKEISSNLKQIKVQDKREKVDQKFQDLHAQIVSKKPPKPAPKPLPAKNKNKADTKKIEADLNEMQM; this is encoded by the exons GAGCCGCTTTTGCCAAAACCATCAAAGTGCCTCATCTGCTAGTACCGAGAGACAAAAACTTGAACGAAGTCTGCCGGTCGGTCAAGAAGTATCTGCTGAAAATGGAACGCTACAAACCGGTGATTACAGAGGAGTACAAAATCACCCTGCATCCGCTGGCCGTTCAAAAGTGGGAAGATTTGGCGGATGTGAAGCTGGAAAAGCTAGACATCGGCAGCGAAGCGCTGGTTTGGCAGGAAATCCAGCTATCGTACGAAAACTGGAAGTATGATGAAATATTCAAAGCCGTCCTGCCGGCCGATAAGGAAGCGCTATCTTCGTTCAGCAAAGTTGGCCATATAATCCATCTTAACCTAAAGGACCACTTGCTACCGTACAAGGAACTGATTGGAGAGGTGATACGTGACAAAATAGCCGACTGCCGGACGGTGGTGAACAAATCGATTTCGATCGACAACACCTACCGGAACTTTCAGATGGAACTGCTCTGCGGTGAGCCCGACTACCAGGTATCGGTGAAGGAGAATGGATGTATGTTTCAGTTTGATTTTTCCAAAGTGTACTGGAATCCGCGACTGTCTACCGAGCATGAGAAAATAGTGAAAATGCTCAACAAACACGACGTGCTGTACGATTTGTACGCCGGTGTCGGTCCGTTCACGGTTCCGGCAGCCCGCAAAGGATGTAAGGTGCTGGCCAACGACCTAAATCCCGACTCGTACCAAGCTTTGGTGGCCAACTGTACGCTAAACAAGGTGGCAAAAAACGTCACCTGCCACAACAAGGATGCGGTGGACTTTATCAAGCAAGAAGTGAAAGATGCTTTACTTGCTAAATGCACCGAAAAGGAGTTTGACGGTGAAATACACATCACCATGAATTTGCCAGCGATGGCGGTGGAGCATTTGGTGCACTTTCCGGGTCTGCTGAAAGACGCCGATATCGTACTACACAAAAAGCCATTGGTGCATGTGTACTGCTTCGCGAAAGGTGTTGATGATAAGAAGCAGATTGCCCGCGAACTAGTTGAGCAATGGCTTGGAATGGAAGTGGACGACAAGCTGAAAGAAATTGCATTCGTACGCAATGTGGCACCCAACAAGGACATGATGCGTGTTAGTTTCTATCTTACGGAGGACTTACTGCTTGGTCACAGTACCAATAGCAAAAAGCGTCAGCTGGATGAAGAGCAAACGCTGTCGGAGGACGCCAAACGACCAT caaacaagatGAAAGATCAGCGGAAGCAGCTTGCGAAAAAGGCCAAAACCGTCTTTACAGTATCGCAAGCCAAAAAGACAAACATGAAAAAGACGAAGGAAATTTCAAGCAACTTAAAACAG ATTAAGGTGCAGGACAAACGAGAGAAGGTGGACCAAAAGTTTCAGGACCTGCACGCCCAAATAGTTTCAAAGAAGCCTCCGAAACCGGCACCCAAACCACTGCCAGCtaagaataaaaacaaagcagacacgaaaaagattgaagccgaTCTAAACGAAATGCAGATGTAG
- the LOC118510308 gene encoding opsin, ultraviolet-sensitive-like — protein sequence MGIVQLDNQTAYRPEALIGADQSGLRYLGWNVPPEELVHIPEHWLQFPEPEASLHYLLGLLYIAFTIFSLVGNGLVIWIFIAAKSLRTPSNVFVINLAICDFFMMAKTPIFIYNSFTKGFTLGNLGCQIFGFVGSLTGIGAGATNALIAYDRYNTITRPFEGRLTQTKAIIFICLIWAYTIPWGVLPLLEIWGRFVPEGFLTSCTFDYLSGTFDTRLFVGSIFTFSYVLPMSLIIYYYSQIVSHVVNHEKSLREQAKKMNVESLRSNQTKNDASVEIRIAKAAITVCFLFVASWTPYAVLALIGAFGDKSLLTPGVTMFPACACKFVACLDPYVYAISHPRYRIELQKRLPWLAITETLPAENASTCTEQQDGNATTQS from the exons ATGGGTATTGTCCAGCTTGACAATCAAACCGCCTACCGACCGGAAGCACTGATTGGTGCGGACCAATCGGGTCTACGATACCTCGGCTGGAACGTACCACCGGAGGAGCTGGTGCACATACCCGAACACTGGCTCCAGTTTCCCGAACCGGAAGCATCCCTGCACTATCTGCTCGGGCTGCTGTACATCGCCTTTACCATTTTCTCGCTCGTCGGCAATGGGCTGGTCATTTGGATTTTTATCGC CGCAAAATCCCTACGGACACCCTCGAACGTATTCGTGATCAATCTGGCCATCTGTGATTTCTTCATGATGGCCAAGACGCCGATCTTCATCTACAACTCCTTCACGAAAGGATTCACGCtggggaacctaggatgccagATTTTCGGCTTCGTGGGATCTCTGACCG GAATCGGAGCTGGTGCTACCAACGCGCTCATCGCATACGATCG TTACAACACCATCACTCGCCCATTCGAGGGAAGACTTACCCAAACGAAAGCCATCATCTTCATCTGCCTCATCTGGGCATACACCATTCCGTGGGGAGTGCTTCCGTTGCTGGAAATCTGGGGACGTTTCGTACCCG AGGGTTTCCTCACATCGTGCACCTTCGACTATCTGTCCGGCACGTTCGACACGCGACTGTTTGTGGGATCAATCTTTACCTTCAGTTACGTACTACCGATGAGCCTCATCATTTACTACTACAGCCAGATTGTCAGCCATGTCGTGAACCACGAAAAATCCCTCCGCGAACAGGCCAAAAAGATGAACGTAGAATCGCTGCGATCGAATCAAACCAAGAACGATGCCTCAGTTGAGATCCGAATTGCGAAGGCAGCCATCACCGTTTGCTTCCTGTTTGTTGCCTCGTGGACACCGTACGCGGTACTGGCACTGATTGGAGCGTTCGGCGACAAGAGCCTTCTGACACCGGGCGTCACGATGTTCCCCGCTTGCGCCTGCAAGTTTGTAGCCTGTTTAGACCCCTACGTGTACGCTATTAGCCACCCGAGATACCGTATCGAGCTGCAGAAGCGTCTGCCCTGGTTGGCCATTACCGAAACGTTGCCGGCCGAGAACGCTTCGACATGTACGGAGCAGCAGGACGGAAACGCTACCACGCAATCGTAA
- the LOC118510311 gene encoding E3 ubiquitin-protein ligase sina: MLTVTVAPTPTTHPPHTENAAAEPHTMSNKLNNPKRREVTGSSSSNSSISSVGAGDNGISADLASLFECPVCFDYVLPPILQCQSGHLVCTSCRSKLTCCPTCRGSLGNIRNLAMEKVASNVKFPCKHSNHGCTISLVYTEKAEHEEACEFRPYLCPCPGASCKWQGSLDYVMPHLMMSHKSITTLQGEDIVFLATDINLPGAVDWVMMQSCFGHHFMLVLEKQEKYDGHQQFYAIVQLIGSRKEAENFAYRLELNGNRRRLTWEAMPRSIHEGVASAILNSDCLVFDTSIAQLFADNGNLGINVTISVV, translated from the coding sequence ATGCTGACGGTGACGGTGGCTCCAACTCCCACGACGCATCCGCCGCACACGGAGAACGCAGCAGCCGAACCACACACCATGTCGAACAAGCTGAACAACCCGAAGCGCCGCGAGGTGACGGGTTCGTCGTCGTCCAACTCCTCCATCTCGTCGGTGGGCGCTGGGGACAATGGCATATCGGCCGATCTGGCCTCCCTGTTCGAGTGTCCCGTGTGCTTCGACTACGTGCTGCCCCCGATACTGCAGTGCCAGAGCGGCCACCTCGTGTGCACTAGCTGCCGCTCGAAGCTGACCTGCTGTCCCACCTGCCGCGGCTCGCTCGGTAACATTCGCAACCTGGCGATGGAGAAAGTGGCCTCGAACGTGAAGTTTCCCTGCAAGCACTCCAACCACGGCTGCACCATCTCGCTCGTGTACACCGAAAAGGCGGAACACGAGGAGGCGTGCGAATTTCGACCGTATCTGTGCCCGTGCCCCGGTGCGTCCTGCAAGTGGCAGGGTTCGCTCGACTACGTGATGCCCCACCTGATGATGTCGCACAAAAGCATTACCACGCTGCAGGGTGAGGACATCGTGTTTCTGGCCACCGACATCAACCTGCCGGGTGCAGTCGATTGGGTGATGATGCAGTCGTGCTTCGGCCATCACTTCATGCTGGTGCTGGAGAAGCAGGAAAAGTACGACGGGCACCAGCAGTTCTACGCCATCGTACAGCTGATCGGTTCGCGGAAGGAGGCCGAAAACTTTGCCTATCGGTTGGAGCTGAACGGTAATCGGCGTCGGCTCACGTGGGAAGCGATGCCCCGCTCCATCCACGAAGGGGTTGCCAGTGCGATACTCAACTCGGACTGTCTGGTGTTCGATACGTCGATCGCACAACTGTTTGCCGACAACGGTAATCTGGGCATCAATGTGACTATTTCCGTTGTGTAA